A portion of the Bacillus sp. SM2101 genome contains these proteins:
- a CDS encoding long-chain fatty acid--CoA ligase: MNIGSCLAINARRHPEKWAVIFEDREYTYKQLNQVVNQLAHGLLKVGVTKGEKVALLLKNSDYFVISYFAAAKIGAVVVPLNFRLMARELNYILHQSDSVVVIYDQEFDDIIYEAKQDVHSIRQVIAVTRPNRPEHLSIKEVVSENISEPEVEVIEEDDLHILYTSGTTGYPKGALFDHKRVLNLVIASIGTTGLASFEKLLHVAPLFHSAQLGLFLIPGISVGASHVIHKEFNPVEVLRAIEKYEITQYFGVPTMYNFLLHVPNAKEYNLSSIKKCSYGAAPMAPELVKKSMELFQTDQFYNLCGLSEGGPAGIFLTPEDHKENLGASGKDPTLLTEARVVNEQGKDVVPGEVGEFILRGETIMKEYYRKEKETQDALREGWLFTGDLAVKDEHGFIKLVDRKKDMIISGGENVYSIEVENCLYQHPAVMEAAIIGIPDTTWGEIVTAVVVLHQQKADEEELINFLRQHLAGYKVPRKVLFVDQLPRNASGKIMKYKLREQFNKVK; this comes from the coding sequence TTGAATATTGGAAGTTGTCTCGCGATCAATGCAAGAAGGCATCCAGAAAAATGGGCTGTGATATTTGAGGACAGAGAGTATACGTACAAACAGTTAAACCAAGTTGTAAATCAACTTGCGCACGGTCTTCTAAAAGTAGGAGTAACAAAGGGTGAAAAAGTCGCTCTATTACTTAAGAATTCAGATTATTTCGTAATTAGCTATTTTGCTGCTGCGAAAATAGGTGCTGTAGTCGTTCCGCTTAATTTTCGTCTCATGGCACGTGAATTAAATTATATTTTGCACCAATCAGATAGTGTTGTTGTGATATATGATCAAGAGTTTGATGACATTATTTATGAAGCAAAACAAGATGTTCATTCAATAAGGCAAGTAATAGCAGTAACTCGTCCAAACAGACCTGAACATCTTTCAATCAAGGAAGTAGTATCTGAAAACATTTCGGAACCAGAGGTAGAAGTTATAGAAGAGGATGATTTGCATATTTTATATACGTCTGGAACGACAGGCTACCCAAAAGGTGCTTTATTTGATCATAAACGAGTATTAAACCTCGTCATTGCATCAATCGGGACAACTGGTTTAGCTTCATTTGAAAAACTATTACATGTTGCACCTCTTTTTCATAGTGCTCAATTAGGTTTATTTCTCATTCCTGGTATTAGTGTGGGTGCATCACATGTCATTCATAAAGAATTTAATCCTGTCGAAGTACTGAGAGCAATTGAAAAATATGAAATTACGCAATATTTTGGAGTACCAACGATGTATAACTTTTTATTGCACGTACCAAATGCAAAGGAATACAATTTGAGTTCTATTAAAAAGTGCTCATACGGTGCAGCACCAATGGCACCAGAACTCGTGAAAAAAAGTATGGAATTATTTCAAACTGATCAATTTTATAATTTATGTGGATTGTCTGAAGGTGGACCGGCTGGAATTTTTCTAACACCGGAAGATCATAAAGAGAATTTGGGTGCTTCAGGGAAGGATCCAACATTGTTAACTGAAGCAAGGGTTGTCAACGAACAAGGTAAGGACGTAGTACCTGGTGAAGTAGGTGAATTTATTCTTCGCGGTGAAACGATTATGAAAGAATATTACCGAAAGGAAAAGGAAACTCAAGATGCATTACGTGAAGGCTGGTTATTTACCGGGGATTTAGCAGTGAAGGATGAACATGGTTTTATTAAACTAGTAGACCGTAAGAAAGATATGATTATATCAGGCGGTGAAAATGTCTATTCAATTGAAGTAGAAAATTGTTTATACCAACATCCTGCTGTTATGGAAGCTGCAATTATTGGTATTCCTGATACGACTTGGGGAGAAATTGTAACCGCTGTCGTCGTTTTACACCAACAAAAAGCTGATGAAGAAGAACTAATAAATTTTCTTCGGCAACATCTAGCTGGGTATAAAGTACCGAGAAAGGTACTATTTGTCGATCAACTCCCTCGAAATGCTTCAGGGAAAATAATGAAATATAAACTTCGGGAACAATTTAATAAAGTGAAATAA